One region of Mucilaginibacter sp. 14171R-50 genomic DNA includes:
- a CDS encoding DUF1080 domain-containing protein, translating into MKYKVILTALLTGGFYMANAQTGKPEDTEVWEPVPNVVTAGKTVGEAPSDAIILFDGKSGLSQWKDVASGGDAKWDVKGDVLTVNKSSGNIETKKSFGSYQLHIEWKVPANITGTGQGRGNSGVFLASIGKGDAGYELQVLDSYNNKTYVNGMAGSIYKQFIPLANPTKPPGVWNTYDVIWTAPTFDGDKVKTPARVTVLFNGVLVENNVELLGPTQYIGKPGYRQAHGPAPIKLQAHGDKSEPLSFRNIWVREL; encoded by the coding sequence ATGAAATACAAGGTAATATTAACAGCTTTGCTTACAGGAGGATTCTATATGGCAAATGCACAAACCGGTAAACCGGAAGATACCGAAGTATGGGAACCCGTACCAAACGTAGTAACAGCAGGTAAAACCGTGGGCGAAGCCCCGTCAGACGCCATAATTTTGTTTGACGGCAAATCGGGCCTTAGCCAATGGAAAGATGTTGCCAGCGGCGGCGATGCCAAATGGGACGTAAAAGGCGATGTGTTGACGGTGAATAAATCATCAGGTAATATCGAAACCAAAAAAAGTTTTGGTAGCTACCAGTTACACATTGAGTGGAAGGTGCCCGCAAACATTACAGGAACAGGCCAGGGCCGCGGTAACAGCGGTGTTTTTTTAGCCTCTATTGGCAAAGGCGATGCCGGGTACGAGCTGCAGGTTTTAGATTCGTATAATAACAAAACCTATGTTAACGGCATGGCGGGCAGTATTTATAAACAATTCATCCCCTTAGCAAACCCTACAAAGCCACCAGGCGTTTGGAACACCTACGACGTGATCTGGACCGCCCCAACATTTGATGGCGATAAGGTTAAAACCCCGGCCCGCGTAACCGTTTTATTTAACGGCGTACTGGTTGAGAACAATGTTGAACTTTTGGGCCCTACACAATATATCGGCAAGCCGGGTTACAGGCAGGCACACGGCCCCGCACCTATAAAATTACAGGCGCACGGCGATAAAAGCGAACCGCTTAGCTTTCGCAACATATGGGTTAGGGAACTTTAA
- a CDS encoding hybrid sensor histidine kinase/response regulator, whose translation MYKHLIFFILLLCTLSGFGQNQSLKFEHIGTGEGLSQINVATIIQDSRGFMWIGTRDGLNKYDGYTFTTYRHDAQSPQSLSSSMVADIAEDKEGNIWVATIIGLNKLERKSGRIIQYKHDDKNSNTLANNILNKLVVDEKNNIWIAGQGGLDYLDTRANTVKHYKHIDNDPGSLSDNNVSFVYQDAALNIWAGTFAGGLHLLNKKTGTFKKFQYDLQSPKSISSNNISCIFEDKKQRLWVGTQNAGLNMYDAKSNTFVRYQHKENVKNTISSNNIYCLNSDENGNLWIGSDNGGLCILNPETGVISYYQHDDIDKNSINGNTLYSICKDRLGNMWLGAYSGGINVFKRSTESFAHYRHSSLSNSLSNDFVLALYEDNERNLWVGTDGGGLNKFDNKKGTIIHYKKNNTSNSIAGNYVLTVNQDFEGDFWIGTWADGLSIFNPKTNVFTNLKNDPNNPNSLSGNNIYALIQSKDHTAWIGTYNTGLSHYNKKTGRFINYKNDRNDPHSLSSDRVYSLLEDSNNNLWVGTFDGGLNLLDRKTGKFTRFVFDSKKNSISNDNIPDIFEDSKGNLWLSTFSGLNLFNPVTKHFTVFTKKDGLPSDIIYAAREDDEGKLWISTNNGLSSFDPVKRIFKNYTIEDGLQDNEFKSHSAFKGKDDRLYFGGINGFNAFRPGQILKPQGFAPLVITAFRLFNKNVAPAKDAKDPSPLKQDISDTRSITLNHKQSVISLEFAALDFTSTDKKRYAYILEGFDKEWNYVGARNTATYTNLPAGTYVFKLKYQNTTGAWSPVTTGLEIISKPPFWLTWWFKTLALLFVGLLIYAIFIIRLRAIKAQKAILEKQVEERTVRLAQMTNDERVLREDAEKAREDAEKANKAKSIFLATMSHEIRTPMNGVMGMATLLANTPLNTEQQEYTETIKTCGDTLLNVINDILDFSKIESGNMELDEQDFDLRDCIEAVLDVFAEKAARANLDLVYQVEHNVPSQIIADAFRLRQVLINLVGNAIKFTSKGEVFICVKLKGNQDKHFDLLFEIRDTGIGIPPNKIDKLFKAFSQVDSSTTRKYGGTGLGLVISEKLVNLMGGDISVKSQVGKGTTFSFNISAKAGVKAQRNYVHLNAAEVQNKRILVVDDNSTNRDILEEQLKQWNFIPVMASSGMDALQQLENNKPVHLVISDMNMPGIDGVELARKIREQSQVPIILLTSMGNEQSRKNAHLFNVALTKPTKHQALYKHVIEQLKLNSNVNTEVQAIKTPFSEDFAKHHPMSILIAEDNAINQKLAKYILNKMGYKPDIVENGHEAINAMISKKYNLVLMDVQMPEMDGLEATRFVRQNMEHQPAIIAMTANAMTEDKEVCLKAGMNGYLSKPLKLQELMDTLAGWDANKAV comes from the coding sequence ATGTATAAACATCTTATTTTTTTCATTTTATTGCTTTGCACTTTAAGTGGCTTTGGTCAAAATCAAAGCTTAAAGTTCGAGCATATTGGTACAGGTGAGGGATTGTCGCAAATAAATGTGGCCACCATTATACAGGATAGCCGCGGTTTTATGTGGATAGGCACACGCGACGGGCTTAACAAGTACGACGGTTATACGTTTACTACCTACAGGCATGATGCCCAGAGCCCGCAATCATTATCAAGCAGTATGGTGGCCGATATAGCCGAAGATAAGGAAGGCAATATTTGGGTTGCTACCATCATCGGCCTAAATAAGCTTGAGCGCAAAAGCGGCCGCATCATTCAATACAAACACGACGATAAAAACAGCAATACCCTCGCTAATAACATCCTAAATAAGCTGGTTGTTGACGAAAAAAACAACATCTGGATAGCGGGCCAGGGTGGGCTTGACTACTTGGATACCCGCGCTAACACCGTAAAACATTATAAGCATATTGATAACGACCCGGGCAGCCTTAGCGATAATAACGTAAGCTTTGTGTATCAGGATGCCGCGCTGAATATTTGGGCAGGCACTTTTGCCGGCGGCCTGCACCTGCTAAATAAAAAAACGGGTACGTTCAAAAAGTTTCAGTACGATCTGCAAAGCCCCAAAAGCATCTCGAGCAATAATATCAGCTGTATTTTTGAAGATAAAAAGCAGCGGTTGTGGGTAGGCACGCAAAACGCCGGCCTTAACATGTATGATGCAAAGAGCAATACTTTTGTTCGGTATCAGCATAAAGAGAACGTTAAAAACACCATATCAAGCAACAATATCTATTGCTTAAATTCCGACGAGAATGGTAACCTATGGATAGGGAGTGATAACGGCGGCCTTTGCATTTTAAACCCCGAAACAGGCGTTATCAGCTATTACCAACATGATGATATTGATAAGAACAGCATTAACGGTAATACGCTTTACAGCATTTGTAAAGACAGGTTGGGCAACATGTGGCTTGGCGCATACAGCGGGGGCATTAATGTTTTTAAGCGCAGCACCGAAAGCTTTGCACATTACAGGCATAGTTCGTTAAGCAACAGCCTGTCAAACGATTTTGTGCTGGCCCTGTATGAAGATAATGAACGGAATTTATGGGTAGGTACCGATGGCGGTGGCCTTAATAAATTTGATAATAAAAAGGGCACTATCATTCACTACAAAAAAAATAACACCAGCAACAGCATTGCCGGCAATTATGTACTTACAGTTAACCAGGATTTTGAAGGCGACTTTTGGATAGGCACCTGGGCAGACGGCCTCAGTATTTTTAATCCGAAAACAAATGTTTTTACAAACCTTAAAAATGACCCCAATAACCCTAACAGCTTAAGCGGCAATAATATTTACGCGCTTATACAATCAAAAGACCACACCGCCTGGATAGGTACTTATAATACGGGTTTGAGCCATTACAATAAAAAAACGGGAAGGTTTATTAATTATAAAAATGATCGGAATGACCCTCACAGCTTAAGCAGCGACAGGGTTTACTCGCTGCTGGAAGACAGCAATAACAACCTTTGGGTGGGTACCTTTGATGGCGGCCTGAACCTGCTGGACAGGAAGACCGGTAAATTTACAAGATTTGTTTTTGACAGTAAAAAAAACAGCATAAGCAATGATAACATCCCTGATATCTTCGAGGATAGCAAGGGTAACCTGTGGCTTAGCACATTTTCGGGCCTTAACCTGTTTAACCCGGTTACCAAACATTTTACTGTTTTTACAAAAAAGGATGGTTTGCCCAGTGATATCATTTACGCGGCAAGGGAAGATGACGAGGGGAAGTTATGGATCAGTACCAACAACGGGCTGTCGTCATTTGACCCGGTAAAGCGCATTTTTAAAAATTATACCATTGAAGATGGCCTGCAGGATAACGAATTTAAATCCCACTCGGCGTTTAAAGGGAAGGACGACAGGTTGTATTTTGGCGGTATAAATGGCTTTAATGCGTTTAGACCCGGCCAAATATTAAAACCGCAGGGCTTTGCCCCGCTGGTGATAACAGCGTTCAGGCTGTTCAATAAAAACGTGGCGCCCGCTAAAGATGCAAAAGACCCCTCGCCGCTTAAGCAGGATATATCCGATACCAGGTCGATAACGCTTAATCATAAGCAGTCGGTTATATCACTTGAATTTGCCGCGCTCGATTTTACATCTACCGATAAAAAACGGTACGCTTACATACTTGAAGGCTTTGATAAGGAATGGAATTATGTAGGCGCGCGCAATACGGCAACTTATACCAATTTGCCCGCGGGCACGTATGTTTTCAAGCTAAAATATCAAAACACCACCGGTGCATGGTCGCCGGTTACCACCGGGCTCGAAATTATTAGCAAACCGCCGTTCTGGTTAACCTGGTGGTTTAAAACGCTCGCGCTGCTATTTGTCGGATTGCTTATATACGCCATATTTATTATTCGCTTACGGGCCATTAAAGCACAAAAGGCCATACTGGAGAAACAGGTAGAAGAACGCACCGTGCGGCTTGCCCAAATGACGAACGACGAACGTGTATTGCGCGAGGATGCCGAAAAGGCCCGCGAAGATGCCGAAAAGGCCAATAAGGCAAAAAGCATTTTCCTGGCCACCATGAGCCACGAGATACGCACACCTATGAATGGTGTTATGGGTATGGCCACGTTATTGGCCAATACGCCGTTGAACACCGAGCAGCAGGAGTACACCGAAACCATAAAAACATGCGGCGACACTTTGCTGAACGTTATCAACGATATACTCGATTTTTCGAAGATCGAATCGGGCAATATGGAGCTTGACGAACAGGACTTTGACCTGCGGGATTGTATTGAGGCCGTACTTGATGTATTTGCCGAAAAGGCCGCCCGGGCAAACCTCGACCTGGTTTACCAGGTAGAACATAATGTGCCATCGCAGATCATTGCAGATGCCTTTCGCCTGAGGCAGGTATTGATCAACCTGGTTGGCAATGCTATCAAATTTACATCCAAAGGAGAGGTTTTTATTTGCGTAAAGTTAAAAGGCAATCAGGATAAACACTTTGATCTGCTTTTCGAGATACGCGATACGGGCATAGGTATCCCGCCGAATAAGATCGATAAGCTGTTTAAGGCGTTTTCGCAGGTCGACTCAAGTACTACCCGTAAATACGGCGGTACAGGGCTGGGGCTGGTGATAAGCGAAAAGCTGGTTAATCTGATGGGCGGAGATATCAGCGTTAAAAGCCAGGTGGGTAAGGGTACAACCTTTTCGTTCAATATATCGGCTAAAGCGGGGGTAAAAGCGCAGCGCAATTATGTACACCTTAATGCCGCCGAAGTGCAAAATAAGCGCATACTGGTTGTTGACGATAACAGTACCAATCGTGATATCCTGGAGGAGCAGCTGAAGCAATGGAATTTTATCCCCGTAATGGCATCATCGGGTATGGATGCCTTACAACAACTGGAAAACAACAAACCTGTTCACCTGGTGATATCAGATATGAATATGCCCGGTATAGATGGCGTGGAACTTGCGCGTAAAATACGCGAACAAAGCCAGGTGCCAATAATCCTGCTTACCTCAATGGGTAACGAGCAGAGCCGTAAAAACGCGCACCTGTTTAATGTAGCCTTAACAAAACCTACCAAGCACCAGGCGCTGTACAAGCATGTTATAGAACAATTAAAATTAAACAGCAATGTCAACACAGAAGTACAGGCAATTAAAACGCCGTTTTCTGAAGATTTTGCCAAACATCACCCCATGAGCATATTGATAGCGGAGGATAACGCTATCAATCAAAAGCTGGCAAAATATATACTGAATAAAATGGGTTATAAGCCCGATATTGTTGAGAACGGGCACGAGGCTATAAACGCAATGATAAGCAAAAAGTATAACCTGGTATTGATGGATGTACAAATGCCCGAAATGGACGGCCTGGAGGCAACCCGTTTTGTCCGCCAGAACATGGAGCACCAGCCCGCTATAATAGCCATGACAGCTAATGCCATGACAGAAGATAAGGAAGTGTGCCTGAAAGCTGGTATGAACGGATACCTCAGCAAACCACTTAAACTGCAGGAACTGATGGACACCCTTGCCGGGTGGGACGCAAACAAAGCTGTTTAG
- a CDS encoding NIPSNAP family protein encodes MLLYKKLLHRAAVALTLLFIPAVLSAGPSPSGYYYQIKIYHFKTPEQESILDSYLKTSYLPMLHQKGFSNVGVFKPIETDTADRKIYLFIPFKNWKSIETFNAEAPNTMAVNNQDYTNAAYNKPAYSRIETIILSAFVTRPRPLAIKLTGDRAKRVYELRSYESPTEVLHYNKVRMFNSGETDLFDRLGFNPVFYGSVIAGSHMPNLMYLTTFNDRADRDKHWDAFGKDAQWKDLSGRKEFQNNVSKADILFLYPTPYSDF; translated from the coding sequence ATGTTATTATATAAAAAGCTATTGCACCGCGCGGCAGTGGCGCTAACACTCCTTTTTATTCCGGCGGTATTAAGCGCCGGTCCGTCGCCGTCCGGGTATTATTACCAGATAAAAATATATCACTTTAAAACTCCGGAGCAGGAAAGTATATTGGATAGCTACTTAAAAACCAGTTATTTGCCTATGCTTCATCAAAAGGGATTTAGCAATGTTGGGGTATTTAAGCCCATTGAAACGGATACCGCAGACCGAAAAATATATCTCTTTATCCCTTTTAAGAACTGGAAAAGCATTGAAACGTTTAACGCAGAAGCGCCCAATACAATGGCGGTTAATAATCAGGATTATACCAATGCTGCGTACAATAAGCCGGCTTACAGCCGCATCGAAACCATCATCCTCAGCGCTTTTGTTACACGCCCCCGGCCGCTGGCTATAAAACTAACGGGCGACAGGGCAAAACGCGTTTATGAGTTGCGCAGTTACGAAAGCCCTACCGAAGTGCTTCATTATAATAAAGTCCGGATGTTTAACAGCGGCGAAACTGACCTTTTTGACAGGCTTGGCTTTAACCCCGTATTTTATGGCAGCGTAATTGCCGGCAGCCATATGCCTAACCTGATGTATTTGACCACTTTCAATGATAGGGCCGACAGGGATAAACATTGGGACGCTTTTGGAAAAGATGCGCAATGGAAAGATCTGTCGGGGCGGAAAGAATTTCAGAACAACGTGTCTAAAGCAGACATACTCTTTTTATACCCAACACCTTATTCGGATTTTTAA